The Pantoea nemavictus genome includes a region encoding these proteins:
- the mdoH gene encoding glucans biosynthesis glucosyltransferase MdoH: MNKSIFLPQSYVEALPLDAAGRARLSDSLQNAQAFHAIHTSLGHDIAASERPDDAPLKSVSSRVQMAWPDSLADGQQLSKDYLDRTTLKAMPKVKRSLMFPEIWRTNPIARAWDSVRGKKSTPRYASVEEQKTEDKWRHVGSMRRYVLLILTILQTVVATWYMKTILPYQGWTLIDPIEMFNQNWLQSVELILPYILQTGILFLFAILFCWVSAGFWTALMGFLQLLIGRDKYSISYSTTGDEPLNPEHRTALIMPICNEDVERVFAGLRATWESVKRTGNAEHFDVYILSDSYDADIAIAEQKAWMELVRDVGGAGKIFYRRRRRRVKRKSGNIDDFCRRWGVNYSYMVVLDADSVMSGECLTGLVRMMDANPNAGIIQSSPKASGMDTLYARCQQFATRVYGPLFTAGLHFWQLGESHYWGHNAIIRVKPFIEHCALAPLPGEGSFAGSILSHDFVEAALMRRAGWGVWIAYDLPGSYEELPPNLLDELKRDRRWCHGNLMNFRLFLVKGMHPVHRAVFLTGVMSYLSAPLWFMFLALSTALQVVHTLMEPTYFLQPRQLFPVWPQWRPDLAIALFSTTLVLLFLPKLLSVVLIWFKGAKPYGGAIRLFCSLILEMLFSVLLAPVRMLFHTVFVVSAFLGWEVVWNSPQRDDDATPWSEAFRRHGSQMLLGIVWAGGMGLLDLNFLWWLSPIVFSLILSPFVSVMSSRATVGQKSKNAKLFLIPEEYEPPKELVDTDHYLQINRQRALKNGFMHALFNPAFNALATAMATSRHKQSDLLDHARDRRVDQALSDAPEKLNREQRLQLISDPVVLARVHSRLWESADKYHQWVESYQKLKLNPEALPQR, encoded by the coding sequence ATGAATAAATCGATATTTTTACCTCAATCTTACGTGGAGGCTCTGCCGCTTGATGCGGCAGGGCGCGCCCGTCTGAGCGATTCGCTACAGAATGCGCAGGCGTTCCACGCTATTCATACGTCGCTGGGGCACGATATTGCCGCCAGCGAGCGCCCGGATGATGCGCCGCTGAAATCGGTGTCATCCCGTGTGCAAATGGCCTGGCCAGACTCATTGGCGGATGGTCAGCAGCTGAGCAAGGATTATCTCGACCGCACCACGCTGAAGGCGATGCCGAAGGTGAAGCGTTCGCTGATGTTCCCGGAGATCTGGCGCACCAACCCCATTGCGCGCGCCTGGGATTCTGTCCGTGGTAAGAAATCCACGCCGCGCTATGCCTCGGTGGAAGAGCAAAAAACCGAGGACAAGTGGCGACACGTGGGTTCAATGCGTCGTTACGTGTTGCTGATTCTCACGATTCTGCAAACCGTGGTGGCCACCTGGTACATGAAAACCATTCTGCCGTATCAGGGCTGGACGCTGATCGATCCGATCGAGATGTTTAACCAGAACTGGTTGCAGTCGGTTGAATTGATTCTGCCTTATATCTTGCAGACCGGGATTCTGTTCCTGTTTGCCATTCTGTTCTGTTGGGTTTCAGCCGGTTTCTGGACCGCGCTGATGGGCTTCCTACAGCTGCTGATTGGCCGCGATAAGTACAGTATTTCGTACTCGACCACCGGTGATGAACCGCTGAATCCGGAACATCGTACTGCGTTAATCATGCCGATCTGTAATGAAGACGTTGAGCGCGTGTTCGCGGGCCTGCGTGCGACCTGGGAATCGGTTAAACGTACGGGTAATGCCGAGCATTTCGACGTTTACATTCTGAGTGACAGCTACGATGCGGACATCGCTATCGCCGAGCAGAAAGCCTGGATGGAGCTGGTACGCGATGTCGGTGGTGCGGGCAAGATTTTCTATCGTCGTCGTCGTCGTCGTGTAAAGCGTAAAAGCGGCAACATCGATGACTTCTGCCGTCGCTGGGGTGTCAACTACAGCTATATGGTGGTGCTGGACGCCGACAGCGTGATGAGCGGTGAGTGTCTTACCGGTCTGGTGCGCATGATGGATGCTAACCCGAACGCCGGTATTATCCAGTCTTCGCCAAAAGCGTCTGGCATGGATACGCTGTATGCGCGTTGTCAGCAGTTTGCCACGCGTGTTTACGGTCCGCTGTTTACCGCCGGTCTGCACTTCTGGCAGTTGGGTGAATCGCACTATTGGGGCCATAACGCCATCATTCGTGTGAAACCGTTCATTGAACATTGTGCGCTGGCTCCGCTGCCGGGAGAAGGTTCCTTCGCCGGTTCGATCCTGTCGCATGACTTCGTTGAAGCGGCGCTGATGCGTCGTGCGGGTTGGGGCGTATGGATTGCCTACGATCTGCCGGGTTCTTATGAAGAGCTGCCACCGAACCTGCTGGATGAACTGAAGCGTGACCGTCGCTGGTGCCACGGTAACCTGATGAACTTCCGCCTGTTCCTGGTAAAAGGTATGCACCCGGTTCACCGTGCGGTGTTCCTGACGGGCGTGATGTCGTATCTCTCTGCGCCGTTGTGGTTTATGTTCCTTGCGCTCTCCACTGCCTTGCAGGTGGTGCACACGCTGATGGAACCGACCTACTTCCTGCAGCCGCGCCAGCTGTTCCCGGTGTGGCCGCAGTGGCGTCCTGATCTGGCGATTGCGCTGTTCTCGACCACGCTGGTGCTGCTGTTCCTGCCGAAACTGTTGAGCGTGGTGTTGATTTGGTTCAAGGGAGCGAAGCCTTACGGTGGCGCCATCCGCTTGTTCTGCTCGCTGATTCTGGAGATGCTGTTCTCGGTGCTGTTAGCACCGGTGCGCATGCTGTTCCACACCGTCTTCGTGGTCAGCGCGTTCCTTGGCTGGGAAGTGGTATGGAATTCACCGCAGCGTGACGATGATGCGACGCCGTGGAGCGAAGCCTTCCGTCGTCACGGTTCACAGATGCTGTTGGGTATCGTGTGGGCGGGCGGCATGGGCTTGCTGGATCTGAACTTCCTGTGGTGGCTGTCGCCGATTGTCTTCTCGCTGATCCTGTCGCCATTTGTGTCGGTGATGTCGAGTCGTGCGACGGTAGGGCAGAAGAGCAAGAATGCTAAGCTGTTCCTGATTCCGGAAGAGTACGAGCCGCCAAAAGAGCTGGTCGATACCGATCACTATCTGCAGATCAACCGTCAACGTGCGCTGAAAAATGGCTTTATGCACGCGCTGTTTAACCCTGCGTTTAACGCGCTGGCGACGGCGATGGCCACATCGCGTCACAAACAGAGTGATTTGCTGGACCATGCGCGCGATCGTCGCGTTGATCAGGCACTGAGTGATGCGCCAGAGAAACTTAACCGCGAGCAGCGTTTGCAGCTGATTAGCGATCCGGTGGTGCTGGCACGTGTTCACTCACGCTTGTGGGAAAGTGCTGACAAATATCATCAGTGGGTGGAAAGCTATCAAAAGCTGAAGCTCAACCCTGAGGCGCTGCCACAGCGTTAA
- a CDS encoding YceK/YidQ family lipoprotein has protein sequence MNAFLKITALSATILLLTGCGSIISRTFPGQGHGNQYYPGVQWDVRDGPWRVLTILDLPLSLVMDTLLLPVDANHGPYE, from the coding sequence GTGAATGCTTTCCTGAAAATAACTGCGCTTAGCGCCACCATTCTGTTGCTTACCGGCTGTGGCAGTATTATTAGCCGCACCTTTCCCGGACAGGGGCATGGCAACCAATATTATCCTGGCGTGCAGTGGGACGTTCGTGACGGGCCGTGGCGTGTGCTGACCATTCTCGATTTACCGCTATCGCTGGTCATGGACACGCTATTATTGCCGGTTGATGCCAATCACGGCCCGTACGAATAA
- the mdoC gene encoding glucans biosynthesis protein MdoC yields the protein MSSAKPEREYFLDSIRAYLMLLGVPFHVSLIYSTQKWAVNSHDASMWLTVLNDFIHAFRMQVFFVISGYFSYMLYLRYQPQRWLKVRLERVGIPMLTAVPLITLPQFFITKNLTDKIGDWNSFSLYDKYNTLMWELISHLWFLLVLVILTTLGMLTFRWLNKQQRVINYQQIGWGKLTLALLIYALIWCAFRRVLFYFVPAVFADGLFSIAVMQMLTFLPFFMLGALSWKHQELKALFVRFNPVMCFGAIAVFIAYSLNQRYSSGEGWLYEIDMIITTLMGLCMLNVCFSFGHKLLNSHSPRIMYLVNASLFIYLVHHPLTILYGIYITPHIGNNTLGFFLGLLMVFGVAFTLYEIHLRIPLLRFLFSGKPQRK from the coding sequence ATGAGTTCAGCTAAACCCGAACGTGAATATTTCCTCGATTCGATTCGAGCGTATTTAATGTTATTAGGCGTGCCTTTTCACGTCTCACTGATTTACTCCACGCAAAAGTGGGCGGTGAATAGCCATGACGCCTCGATGTGGTTGACGGTACTTAATGACTTTATTCATGCCTTCCGCATGCAGGTATTCTTTGTTATTTCTGGCTATTTTTCCTACATGCTCTACTTACGCTATCAGCCCCAGCGCTGGCTGAAAGTGCGTCTGGAGCGCGTCGGCATTCCCATGTTGACAGCCGTTCCGCTGATTACGTTGCCGCAGTTTTTCATCACCAAAAATCTCACCGATAAAATCGGCGACTGGAACAGTTTCTCGCTGTACGACAAGTACAATACGCTGATGTGGGAGCTGATTTCGCATCTATGGTTTTTACTGGTCCTGGTCATTCTCACCACGCTCGGCATGTTGACGTTTCGCTGGCTGAACAAACAGCAGCGCGTTATCAATTATCAGCAAATCGGCTGGGGGAAACTGACGCTGGCGCTGCTGATTTATGCCTTGATATGGTGTGCGTTCCGCCGCGTGCTGTTTTATTTCGTCCCGGCGGTTTTTGCCGATGGCCTGTTCAGCATTGCCGTGATGCAAATGTTGACGTTCCTGCCGTTCTTTATGTTGGGCGCGTTGAGCTGGAAGCATCAGGAGTTGAAAGCGCTGTTTGTGCGCTTTAATCCGGTGATGTGCTTTGGCGCCATTGCCGTGTTTATCGCCTACAGTCTGAATCAGCGTTACAGCAGTGGCGAAGGTTGGCTGTATGAGATTGATATGATCATCACCACGCTCATGGGTTTGTGCATGCTCAACGTCTGCTTTAGCTTCGGTCACAAGCTGCTGAACAGCCATTCACCGCGCATCATGTATCTGGTTAATGCCTCGCTGTTTATCTATCTGGTGCACCATCCGCTGACCATTTTGTATGGCATCTACATTACGCCGCACATTGGTAATAACACGCTCGGCTTCTTCCTCGGTTTATTGATGGTGTTTGGCGTGGCCTTTACGCTGTACGAAATTCATCTGCGCATTCCACTGCTGCGTTTCCTGTTCTCCGGGAAGCCACAGCGCAAATAA
- a CDS encoding cytochrome b codes for MWRNSTQHFGIVSIFMHWLMALVIYGMFALGLWMVGLGYYDGWYHDAPEIHKGIGILLFAALLLRVGWRFISPPPKPLPGYSPAVRRSATAAHWMLYSLLIVLLISGYLISTADGKAISVFGWFDVPALFSGAGQQADLAGAIHLWLAWGLVLLSALHALAALKHHFIDRDVTLKRMLGYRIPLTSEKEK; via the coding sequence ATGTGGCGCAATTCCACACAGCACTTCGGCATCGTCTCAATTTTCATGCACTGGCTCATGGCGCTGGTTATTTACGGCATGTTTGCGCTGGGATTATGGATGGTTGGATTAGGTTATTACGACGGCTGGTATCACGATGCACCTGAGATTCATAAAGGCATCGGCATTCTGCTGTTTGCCGCTCTGCTGTTGCGTGTCGGCTGGCGATTTATCTCGCCGCCGCCTAAACCGTTGCCAGGCTATTCACCTGCAGTGCGCCGTTCAGCCACTGCGGCACACTGGATGCTATACAGTCTGCTGATCGTATTGCTGATCAGCGGCTACCTCATCTCCACCGCCGATGGCAAAGCCATCTCCGTATTTGGCTGGTTCGACGTGCCAGCCCTGTTCAGCGGCGCCGGCCAACAAGCCGATTTGGCTGGGGCCATTCATCTTTGGCTGGCCTGGGGTTTAGTGCTGCTTTCAGCACTGCACGCGCTGGCTGCCTTGAAACACCATTTCATCGACCGTGATGTGACTCTGAAAAGGATGTTGGGCTACCGCATCCCGTTAACCTCTGAAAAGGAAAAGTAA
- a CDS encoding rhodanese-related sulfurtransferase, whose amino-acid sequence MPVLHNLVSNKELKERMLAETEPRTTVSFYKYFQIADPKAFRDALYVELTKLKVFGRVYVAHEGINAQISVPASRYEKMKATLYAFDAALNNLRMNIALDDDGKSFWVLRLKVRERIVADGIEDNSFDASDVGAYLKAADVNALLDDPDALFVDMRNHYEYEVGRFDNALEVPADTFRDQLPMAVDMLQDKKDKKIVMYCTGGIRCEKASAWMKHNGFNDVYHIEGGIIEYTRRAREQGLPVRFKGKNFVFDERMGERISDDILSSCHQCGTPCDSHTNCINDGCHLLFIQCPSCAEKYHNCCSPICMEESTLSPEEQRARRAGRENGNKVFNKSRGLLNMTMAIPAPDKK is encoded by the coding sequence ATGCCAGTGTTACATAACCTTGTTTCCAATAAAGAGCTGAAGGAACGTATGTTGGCGGAAACCGAACCACGTACCACAGTCTCTTTTTATAAATACTTCCAGATTGCCGATCCCAAAGCGTTCCGTGATGCCCTCTACGTTGAGTTAACTAAGCTCAAGGTGTTTGGCCGCGTCTATGTGGCGCATGAAGGCATCAACGCGCAGATCAGCGTGCCCGCCAGCCGTTATGAAAAAATGAAGGCGACCTTGTACGCCTTCGATGCGGCGCTGAATAATCTGCGCATGAATATTGCGCTGGATGATGACGGCAAATCCTTTTGGGTTCTGCGTTTGAAAGTGCGTGAGCGCATTGTTGCAGATGGAATTGAAGACAACAGCTTTGATGCCAGCGATGTAGGCGCTTACCTGAAAGCCGCCGACGTTAATGCGCTGCTCGACGATCCTGATGCGTTATTTGTCGATATGCGCAATCACTACGAATATGAAGTAGGGCGCTTCGATAATGCGCTGGAAGTCCCCGCAGATACCTTCCGCGATCAGCTGCCGATGGCAGTGGATATGCTGCAGGATAAGAAAGACAAAAAGATTGTTATGTACTGCACCGGCGGCATTCGTTGTGAAAAAGCCAGCGCGTGGATGAAACATAACGGCTTCAATGATGTTTACCATATTGAAGGCGGCATTATTGAGTACACCCGTCGTGCGCGTGAGCAGGGTTTACCGGTGCGTTTTAAGGGCAAGAACTTTGTCTTTGATGAGCGCATGGGCGAACGCATCTCCGACGATATTCTTTCCAGCTGTCATCAGTGTGGTACGCCTTGTGATAGCCATACCAACTGCATTAATGATGGCTGTCATTTGTTGTTCATTCAGTGCCCAAGCTGCGCTGAAAAGTATCACAACTGCTGTAGCCCCATCTGCATGGAAGAGTCAACGCTGTCGCCAGAAGAGCAGCGCGCACGCCGTGCGGGCCGTGAGAATGGCAATAAGGTGTTCAATAAATCGCGTGGTTTACTGAACATGACGATGGCGATTCCGGCACCGGATAAAAAGTAA
- a CDS encoding Kdo(2)-lipid IV(A) acyltransferase — MTQLPQLTRELLHPRYWPTWIGIGFLYLLVLLPYPVLHAIGCGLGRIAMRFMKRRVEVAQRNLEVCFPTMPTNEREAMVKHNFESVGMGLIETGMAWFWPDWRIRKWVATSGLEHVTHALEQKRGILLIGMHFLTLELGARVFGMHNPGIGVYRPNDNKLIDWLQTWGRMRSNKSMLDRKDLKGMIRAMKNNDIIWYAPDHDYGPRSSVFAPFFAVPDAATTTGTHMLIRLANPSVVPFLARRLPNARGYELKMMPDIRDKFTLETELDTAVVMNKVVEETVLLAPEQYMWLHRRFKTRPEGQPSVY; from the coding sequence ATGACTCAACTTCCCCAACTCACCCGCGAACTGCTTCATCCACGCTATTGGCCGACCTGGATCGGCATTGGTTTTCTTTATTTATTGGTGCTCTTACCTTATCCAGTGCTGCACGCGATTGGCTGCGGACTGGGGCGCATAGCGATGCGCTTTATGAAGCGGCGCGTCGAGGTGGCACAACGCAATCTGGAGGTGTGCTTCCCGACTATGCCGACTAACGAACGTGAAGCGATGGTGAAACACAATTTTGAATCGGTGGGTATGGGACTGATTGAAACGGGGATGGCGTGGTTTTGGCCGGACTGGCGTATTCGTAAATGGGTGGCCACCAGCGGACTTGAGCATGTTACCCATGCGCTGGAACAGAAGCGTGGCATCTTATTAATTGGTATGCACTTCCTGACGTTGGAACTGGGTGCCCGCGTGTTTGGCATGCACAATCCAGGCATTGGCGTGTATCGCCCCAACGACAACAAGCTGATCGATTGGCTGCAAACCTGGGGCCGCATGCGCTCCAACAAAAGCATGCTCGACCGTAAAGATCTCAAAGGCATGATTCGCGCGATGAAGAACAACGACATTATCTGGTATGCACCGGATCATGATTACGGCCCGCGCAGTAGTGTGTTTGCCCCTTTCTTTGCGGTGCCGGATGCGGCGACCACCACTGGGACACATATGCTGATCCGTCTCGCCAATCCGAGCGTAGTGCCGTTCCTTGCACGACGCCTGCCGAATGCGCGCGGCTATGAACTTAAAATGATGCCGGATATCCGCGATAAGTTCACACTTGAAACTGAGCTTGATACCGCGGTAGTGATGAATAAAGTGGTTGAAGAAACGGTCCTGTTGGCTCCAGAGCAATATATGTGGCTGCACCGCCGCTTTAAAACCCGTCCTGAAGGACAACCTTCCGTTTATTAA
- a CDS encoding YceI family protein translates to MLKKTLLAVAAAGLLSASLTASAADYKFDKEGQHAFVQFRIQHLGYSWLYGTFKDFDGGFTFDEANPSADKVNVTINTNSLDTNHAERDKHLRSADFLNTGKFPQATFASTAVKKEGKDYKITGDLTLNGVTKPITLDAKLMGEGKDPWGGYRAGFEASGEIVLKEFNISKDLGPASQKAELIISVEGVRK, encoded by the coding sequence ATGTTAAAGAAAACATTACTGGCAGTAGCCGCGGCCGGATTATTAAGCGCCAGCCTGACCGCCAGCGCAGCGGATTATAAGTTTGATAAGGAAGGCCAGCATGCGTTTGTCCAGTTCCGTATTCAGCATTTGGGCTACAGCTGGTTATACGGGACGTTCAAAGATTTCGATGGCGGCTTTACCTTCGATGAAGCCAATCCGTCGGCGGACAAAGTGAATGTCACCATTAACACGAATAGTCTCGATACCAACCATGCTGAACGCGATAAGCATCTGCGTAGCGCAGATTTTCTTAACACCGGCAAATTCCCGCAGGCAACTTTTGCTTCAACCGCGGTGAAGAAAGAGGGTAAGGATTACAAAATCACCGGCGATTTGACGCTGAATGGCGTGACCAAACCGATCACCCTGGATGCAAAATTGATGGGCGAAGGCAAAGATCCGTGGGGCGGTTATCGTGCCGGATTTGAAGCCAGCGGAGAGATTGTGCTGAAAGAGTTCAATATCAGCAAAGACCTTGGCCCGGCATCACAAAAAGCAGAACTGATTATTTCGGTTGAAGGCGTGCGCAAGTAA
- a CDS encoding phospholipase D-like domain-containing protein, which produces MSEAAQSLPPEEHPGKGLKPNVDARCAQHPGMSGIHPLNDGLDAFAARYQMMSRAQHSIDVQYYIWHNDMSGRLLFSALLDAAERGVKVRLLLDDNNTPGLDETLAELDRHPNIAVRLFNPFSFRTLRALGYLTDFSRLNRRMHNKSLTVDGAATLVGGRNIGDEYFGTGDEPLFTDLDVLAIGPVVDEVTQDFERYWRSKAVSTLRKVVDVSGEAHQAVRLPVEWQQSEAVERYLARLEHSSFINQMEQGELEMTWAESRLLSDDPRKGLGKAKRRNLLPQRMLEVIGMPQQQFDIISAYFVPTRSGVAQLLALKRRGVKIAILTNSLAANDVTVVHAGYARWRKKLLRHGIALYELKPQDNPQSAPHDRGLTGNSGSSLHAKTFTVDNRKVFIGSFNFDPRSAMLNTEMGLVIESEALAQQTHQRFIAGMRDRAWTLRLDKWGRVNWVEYAHEQGEVVHKHEPQCTLLQRLLVRLVWRLPVEWLL; this is translated from the coding sequence ATGAGTGAAGCAGCACAATCTTTGCCGCCCGAGGAGCATCCGGGCAAAGGGCTGAAACCGAATGTTGATGCGCGCTGCGCACAGCATCCTGGCATGAGCGGTATTCATCCGCTCAACGATGGCTTAGACGCTTTTGCTGCGCGCTATCAGATGATGAGCAGGGCGCAGCACAGCATTGATGTGCAGTACTACATCTGGCACAACGACATGTCCGGCCGCTTGCTGTTTAGCGCGCTGCTGGATGCCGCCGAGCGCGGGGTGAAAGTGCGTTTGCTGCTCGATGACAACAACACGCCGGGTTTGGATGAGACGCTGGCCGAACTCGATCGTCATCCCAACATTGCCGTGCGCTTGTTCAATCCCTTTTCGTTTCGCACATTGCGCGCGCTAGGGTATCTCACCGATTTCTCACGTCTTAATCGACGCATGCACAATAAAAGTCTGACGGTCGATGGCGCGGCCACGCTGGTGGGCGGACGCAATATCGGCGATGAATATTTCGGCACGGGCGATGAGCCGCTGTTTACCGATCTTGATGTGCTGGCGATCGGTCCGGTGGTGGACGAGGTGACGCAGGATTTCGAGCGCTACTGGCGCAGTAAAGCGGTATCAACGCTGCGTAAGGTGGTTGACGTCAGCGGCGAGGCGCATCAGGCGGTGCGCTTGCCGGTGGAGTGGCAGCAGAGTGAAGCGGTGGAACGCTATCTGGCGCGGCTGGAGCACTCCTCATTCATCAACCAGATGGAGCAGGGCGAGCTGGAGATGACGTGGGCGGAGTCGCGCTTACTGAGCGATGACCCGCGCAAAGGCCTCGGCAAGGCGAAGCGGCGTAATTTGTTGCCGCAGCGCATGCTGGAGGTGATCGGGATGCCGCAGCAGCAGTTCGATATTATCTCCGCCTATTTTGTTCCTACGCGTTCTGGCGTGGCGCAGCTGCTGGCGCTGAAGCGGCGCGGGGTTAAAATCGCCATACTCACCAACTCGCTGGCGGCTAATGACGTTACGGTGGTGCACGCCGGTTATGCGCGCTGGCGTAAAAAACTGCTGCGTCATGGCATCGCGCTGTATGAGCTGAAGCCACAGGATAATCCGCAAAGCGCGCCGCACGACCGCGGTTTAACCGGTAACTCAGGCTCCAGTTTGCATGCCAAAACCTTTACCGTGGACAACCGTAAAGTGTTTATCGGCTCGTTTAATTTCGATCCGCGCTCGGCGATGTTGAATACCGAAATGGGTTTGGTGATTGAGAGCGAAGCGTTGGCACAGCAAACCCACCAACGTTTTATTGCCGGCATGCGCGATCGCGCCTGGACACTGCGTCTCGATAAGTGGGGGCGCGTCAACTGGGTAGAGTATGCTCATGAGCAGGGCGAAGTGGTGCACAAGCATGAACCGCAGTGCACGCTGCTGCAGCGCTTGCTGGTGCGCCTGGTGTGGCGTCTGCCGGTGGAGTGGTTGCTCTAA
- a CDS encoding glucan biosynthesis protein G — protein sequence MVKMRWVGAAVLLALYANNSWAFNIDDVAKQAKALAGKSFEAPKSNLPSQFREMKFADYQQIQFNHDKAYWGKLRTPFKLEFYHQGMYFDTPVKINEVTASSVREIKYDPDYFNFGNVKHDADSVKNLGFAGFKVLYPLNKKGKDDEITSFLGASYFRVIGEGQVYGLSARGLAIDTALPSGEEFPRFKEFWIERPKPQDKQLVIYALLDSPRASGAYRFTIRPGKESTVDVQSKVYLRDNVGKLGVAPLTSMFLFGANQPSPVTNFRSELHDSNGLSIHAGNGEWIWRPLNNPKHLAVSTFTVENPKGFGLLQRTRDFSRFQDLDDRYDLRPSGWVEPQGDWGKGRVELVEIPTADETNDNIVAFWTPEKLPEPGKEMNFQYRLHFTRDENQLHSDDIAWVKDTLRSAGDVKQSNLVRQPDGSIAFTVDFVGKAMSKLPEDTQVAPQVSVGDNADVVEQSVRYNPVTKGWRLVLRLRVKDNKQPTEMRAALVSGDKTLTETWSYQLPANE from the coding sequence CTGGTAAAGATGCGCTGGGTAGGCGCGGCAGTTCTGCTGGCTTTGTATGCCAACAATAGTTGGGCGTTTAACATCGATGATGTAGCAAAACAAGCCAAGGCGTTGGCAGGGAAAAGTTTCGAAGCGCCAAAGAGCAATTTACCCTCTCAGTTTCGTGAAATGAAGTTTGCTGACTATCAGCAGATCCAGTTTAACCACGACAAAGCTTATTGGGGCAAACTGCGTACGCCGTTTAAGCTTGAGTTCTACCATCAGGGTATGTATTTCGATACGCCGGTGAAAATTAACGAAGTCACGGCGTCTTCAGTACGTGAAATTAAATATGACCCTGACTATTTCAATTTTGGCAACGTTAAGCACGATGCTGATTCAGTCAAAAACCTCGGCTTTGCTGGGTTTAAGGTGTTGTATCCTTTAAATAAAAAGGGCAAAGACGACGAGATCACCAGCTTCCTCGGTGCCAGCTATTTCCGTGTAATTGGCGAAGGCCAGGTTTACGGACTTTCGGCGCGCGGTCTGGCGATTGATACTGCATTACCGTCAGGTGAAGAGTTCCCGCGCTTTAAAGAGTTTTGGATTGAACGTCCAAAACCGCAGGACAAACAGCTGGTGATTTATGCGCTGCTGGATTCGCCACGCGCGTCCGGTGCGTATCGCTTCACCATTCGTCCGGGCAAAGAATCAACGGTTGATGTGCAGTCCAAAGTTTATCTGCGTGATAACGTTGGCAAATTGGGCGTTGCGCCGTTAACCAGCATGTTCCTGTTTGGAGCTAACCAGCCTTCGCCGGTAACTAACTTCCGTTCAGAGCTGCACGATTCAAACGGTCTTTCGATCCACGCCGGTAACGGTGAGTGGATTTGGCGTCCGCTGAATAACCCGAAACATCTGGCGGTAAGCACCTTTACCGTTGAGAACCCGAAAGGGTTTGGTCTGCTGCAGCGCACGCGTGATTTCAGCCGTTTCCAGGATCTCGACGATCGCTACGATCTGCGCCCAAGTGGCTGGGTTGAGCCGCAGGGTGACTGGGGCAAAGGCCGCGTTGAGCTGGTAGAGATTCCGACTGCCGATGAAACCAACGATAATATCGTCGCGTTCTGGACGCCGGAAAAACTGCCAGAGCCAGGCAAAGAGATGAACTTCCAGTATCGCCTGCACTTCACACGTGATGAAAATCAGCTGCATTCAGATGACATCGCCTGGGTGAAAGATACGCTGCGTTCAGCGGGTGATGTGAAACAGTCGAACCTGGTGCGTCAGCCGGATGGTTCTATCGCCTTCACCGTGGATTTTGTCGGCAAAGCGATGAGCAAGCTGCCGGAAGATACGCAAGTGGCGCCGCAGGTTAGCGTGGGTGACAACGCTGACGTGGTTGAGCAGAGTGTACGCTACAACCCGGTAACCAAAGGCTGGCGTTTAGTGTTGCGTCTGCGTGTGAAAGATAACAAGCAGCCGACCGAAATGCGTGCGGCGCTGGTAAGCGGCGACAAGACATTGACGGAAACCTGGAGCTATCAGCTACCTGCCAATGAATAA